A genome region from Populus alba chromosome 5, ASM523922v2, whole genome shotgun sequence includes the following:
- the LOC118030431 gene encoding probable protein phosphatase 2C 9 has translation MDWLCCFFPSYSQLVGGRSSSTSGKGKNHEGLIKYGFSLVKGKANHPMEDYHVAKFVQIQEHELGLFAIYDGHLGDSVPAYLQKHLFSNILKEEEFWVDPNRSISKAYERTDQAILSNSSDLGRGGSTAVTAILINSKRLWVANVGDSRAVVSRGGQARQMTTDHEPNTERGSIENKGGFVSNMPGDVPRVNGQLAVSRAFGDKSLKSHLRSDPDIQEIDIDNNTEVLVLASDGLWKVMSNQEAVDIARRIKDPMKAAKQLTTEALKRESKDDISCVVVRFRG, from the exons ATGGATTGGTTAtgctgtttttttccttcctacTCTCAg CTTGTAGGTGGGCGTTCATCATCTACCTCCGGTAAGGGAAAGAATCATGAGGGTTTGATCAAGTATGGTTTCAGCCTAGTAAAGGGGAAAGCTAATCATCCAATGGAGGATTATCATGTTGCCAAGTTTGTGCAGATTCAAGAGCATGAATTAGGGCTTTTTGCTATTTATGATGGCCACTTGGGAGACAGTGTGCCCGCATACTTACAGAAACATTTGTTTTCCAATATCCTGAAGGAG GAAGAGTTTTGGGTTGATCCCAACCGATCTATCTCAAAAGCCTATGAGAGGACTGACCAGGCAATTCTCTCTAATAGTTCTGACTTGGGGCGAGGAGGATCTACAGCTGTGACTGCTATCTTGATAAATAGTAAAAGACTATGGGTAGCTAATGTTGGAGATTCAAGAGCAGTTGTTTCAAGAGGAGGCCAGGCAAGGCAAATGACCACAGATCATGAACCCAACACTGAACGAGGCAGCATAGAGAACAAAGGTGGCTTTGTCTCAAACATGCCAG GAGATGTCCCTAGAGTTAATGGGCAGCTGGCAGTTTCTCGTGCTTTTGGGGACAAGAGCCTTAAATCACATCTGCGTTCTGATCCTGACATACAAGAAATCGACATAGATAACAACACGGAAGTTCTTGTACTCGCTAGTGATGGTCTTTGGAAG GTTATGTCAAATCAAGAGGCTGTTGATATTGCAAGGAGGATTAAAGACCCCATGAAAGCAGCTAAGCAGCTGACAACAGAGGCATTaaaaagagaaagtaaagatgACATATCATGTGTTGTTGTTAGATTTAGGGGGTAG